The genomic window AAGGTATAGTCGAAATAGATGCCGGGCAGCCATCCATTCTCCTCACTCTTGCCCGGCGGGGGAAAGTCTTCCTTGTAATCAAAGTTATAGTACATGAAGCCCATTTCAAAGGTAGATGATTTCTGTTTTACGCCACTGACATCTAAGGATTCAGAGGATACGGCAGGAAGTATTTTATCAACCTGTTTGTCTTGTGAAACCTTCTCTTCCATGGGTGTCTTGGATTCCTGTTTTGCATCAACGCCGGTATCTTTAATAAAATTGACCACGTCCTCAAACTTACGGGATATTATTTTGCCGTCTTCCGTTTCAATGTGGATATCGTAAACGTTCATTTTAATAACTCTTCCGTATATGATGCTCCCATCTTTAAATTCCGCACCGACAATGTTTCCGGTTTGTGCGAAAGAAAACGTATAAATAAATAGACTAAATGTGATTATTACGGCGCAAGTCCAAGCTTTATTGCGGCATGATCTCATATCCTGTTGCCCTCCTTCGGTGGAAAAGTATGAAAAGCAGTTTTGCCCCTGAAACGAGGCAGTTTAGTGGGGCTGTTTTTGCTTGTCAAGGGATATTTGGCAGCGAAAAACAGGGACTGGCGGTGCGGTTTGAGGAGGAATTCGGATCGGCGGTCGCTATTTTAATGAGGGCGGGAATTTATTCCTTGCCATCCATTTTTTTGTTTCTTATACTGTCATCATACTACTTTGATAGATAAACAGGAAAAGGAAGATTTTTCTACGATGATCAAGCCCCGCATAATTTTTATGGGGACACCGGAATTCGCCCTGCCGGCACTGTCCCTCCTGCTGGACGAAAAATATCCACTGGTCGGGGTCGTTACCCAGCCGGACCGTCCGCAGGGGCGGGGGCGGGCATGTCTGCCGTCGCCGGTGAAGGTTATGGCCCTGGCCCACCAGTTGCCCATCATGCAGCCGGAACGGATGAGAGATGACGGCTTTCTGGCAACATTCCACTCTCTGGCGCCTGATTTAGTTGTGCTGGCGGCTTACGGCCAGTTGCTGCCCAAAGAAATCACGGATCGTCCGCCCCTGGGCTGCCTCAATATCCATCCCTCTCTCCTGCCGAAATACCGGGGCGCCGCGCCGATCAACCGGGCCATCATTAACGGTGAAAAGGTGAGCGGTGTCACCATCATGCAGATGACGGAGAAACTGGATGCGGGAGATATTATTTTGCAGGAGGAAACCCCGATCGGAGGGGACGAAACATTTGATCAACTGCA from Deltaproteobacteria bacterium includes these protein-coding regions:
- the fmt gene encoding methionyl-tRNA formyltransferase; this translates as MIKPRIIFMGTPEFALPALSLLLDEKYPLVGVVTQPDRPQGRGRACLPSPVKVMALAHQLPIMQPERMRDDGFLATFHSLAPDLVVLAAYGQLLPKEITDRPPLGCLNIHPSLLPKYRGAAPINRAIINGEKVSGVTIMQMTEKLDAGDIILQEETPIGGDETFDQLHDRLAHRGAELLIRAIVMAANGTVQRVSQNGAAATYAPRLNKEDGLLLWGQDVSSLVNLIRGLSSSPGAFTFLAGKKLKILSASAEITDTGVAPGTIISQKGRGLKVAAGNGWVNLLDVQMENKKRMPIEDFLRGYEVQAGTSLGL